The nucleotide sequence ACTATCGATTGCCCGAGTATTAGCGCTGGTGTCGGCTTCATTCATCATTCGGCGGAACTTTATGCGCCATTCCGTAACAACCATCGTATAAATGATATAGACTGTGACAGTGATAAGCGTTGTCAAAGCGATAGCGACATCCAACATATATAGAAGGATGCCGAAGACCAACACCAACTCAATAATGGTCGGAATTAAATTAAATAAACTTATCCGCAACAATAACTCTATCGCGCGAATACCACGTTCAATTATCCGTGAGAGCCCGCCTGTCTGACGATCCAGATGAAATCTTAGGGACAGTCGGTGCAGATGTTCGAATACCTGTAGCGCAATCAGCCGCACGGCGCGCTGACCAACTCTTGCAAACACGGCATCACGAGCTTCACTAAAACCCAAAGAAGCCACCCTCGCCAAGCCATAACAGAGGATCGCCCCAATTGGAATGGCCATTAAAAGGTTTTCCTGGGGTAGTGATAATGCGTCAACGGCTTGTTTATAAAAGATCGGCACGTAGACAATGGCTATCTTGGAAAATACGAGGAAAACCATTGCACAAACCACTCGGAGTCTCAAAGTCCAGTGATCTGGTGACCAAAGATAAGGAAATAGGCTAATTAAGGTTTGATAACCGGGGCGGCCCTTCTTTATTGTCTCCGCTCCCATGTCTGCCTTAACTCCGATGACGTTAGTCCGCACAAAGAAACGGAAGCACTTTTGATCGAAACTATATACAGTGAAGACTACAATTAAACAATTTAACACCAGTTCTTAAAAATCATTACTTGTGACCTGGAGAATAGGCAATCAGATGCGCCCGAATGGAATACTCCAATGACTAGATCTTTCATGGTCACCCTAACAATATGGATATATGGGGCGTTCTTTTTCGGCCCCACCAGTGCAGGCGAACCGGAGCCCGCGAAGTTTGAAATAGCGACCTTTGCCGGTGGATGTTTTTGGTGTGTCGAAGCGGATTTTGATCAGGTTGAAGGGGTCATTAAGACAATCTCGGGATTTAGTGGCGGCACGCTGGCAAACCCTACATACAAGGAAGTTACAGCCGGCACCTCGGGCCACGTCGAAGCCGTCCAAATCATCTATAACCCAGAAATTGTTTCCTTTCAGAACCTTCTGGATGTCTTTTGGCACAGCATCGATCCAATAGATGAAGGTGGCCAATTTTGCGATAGAGGCAGCCCATACCTGACTGCTATTTTTACACATTCCCAAGAACAGAAAGTATGGGCTGAGGAATCAAAAGAGAAACTGGAAAGTGTAGCTGCTCTTGAGCGCCCCATTGCGACTAAGATTGTATCGTTAACCAATTTCTACCCTGCGGAGGAATACCATCAGGATTTTTATTTAAAAAATCCGATCCGCTACAAGTATTACCGATTTCGATGCGGCAGAAATGAGCGCCTTGAAGAACTTTGGGGGTCTGAGGCACTTCGTGGCCTTCAATCCCATTAATGATGACTTATCTATGGGGTGCACTAAGTGTGGTATTGTAGGTCATAAGGTGGCCGCCTATGCTAGAAGAAAGTAGGCTGAAACCATCGCTCAATTGACGATACGGTAAACACAATTGCAAAGGGACCAACTCAATGATTCCTAGGCTCACCGTTTTTATACTATTGCTGGTATCTAAAATTTGTATCGCGGACACGAAAATCTCCTCGGAGACCACAACCCATTTTGAGAAAGCGAACACATATACAGTAAAGATACGTAGTCGAACTGAACATCCTTTTGCAAATGATGAAAAAGGCGCATTTTCGGGCGCTGGTTTTTTAGTGGATAAAAATTTGGGTTGGATTGCGACAAATGCTCATGTCACAGGAACTAATCCCGCTTTTGTAGAAGTAGCGTTTAATAAGACACCTTTTGAAAAATCTCAGCTTGTATATATTGATCAATTGCTCGACTTGGCAGTGTTGCAATTACCTTTAGCCAAGATTCCAGATTTTGCGGAAGAAGCAAATTTGGAGTGCCAAGAGGAACCCATTATAGGTAGCCCCGTAGGGGCTTACGGACACCCCTTTGCATTGGATTTTTCCGGAACACGCGGGATCGTTTCAGGGAATAGATATCGGTGGGGCAGGTACTGGGTTCAAACTGATGCAGCCATAAACAGCGGCAACTCGGGTGGCCCACTTATCAACCTAGATACTGGCAAGGTTATTGGCATTAATTCGGCAACCTACTCCAAGCGAATGAGCGAAGGACTCGGCTTTGCCGTACACATGATTCGGGCGTGCCGTGTTTTGGAACTTTTGAAAAATGGAATTGACCCCTCCCCGCCTTATATTCCAGTCAGCTTCACCCAAGCTGATAACAAATTGGACCAATTGAAAGTCGCAGCGGTATACGAAAAACAACCACATTTGTGGCCCCTAGAACCCAATGACACCGTGTTGGCTTTAGTAGGCTTTGAAAACAATCCATTTGTACACCAGTCTGACCTAATCCACGCTTTGCGGGGACAAAATGGTCAAGTTGAACTTTTGGTGGAAAGACTCGGACTTAGACAAACCTTTATCATTACAGCCCGTCCCCGCCCAAATCTCTTAGACAAGCTTGGAGTACATGTATCGGGCA is from Rhodospirillaceae bacterium and encodes:
- the msrA gene encoding peptide-methionine (S)-S-oxide reductase, with the protein product MVTLTIWIYGAFFFGPTSAGEPEPAKFEIATFAGGCFWCVEADFDQVEGVIKTISGFSGGTLANPTYKEVTAGTSGHVEAVQIIYNPEIVSFQNLLDVFWHSIDPIDEGGQFCDRGSPYLTAIFTHSQEQKVWAEESKEKLESVAALERPIATKIVSLTNFYPAEEYHQDFYLKNPIRYKYYRFRCGRNERLEELWGSEALRGLQSH